The Ahaetulla prasina isolate Xishuangbanna chromosome 4, ASM2864084v1, whole genome shotgun sequence genome has a window encoding:
- the PPP1R3E gene encoding protein phosphatase 1 regulatory subunit 3E, with protein MAHAPPSPLTPSNIPRNLSYIAGLYERAYYRTARPSIAEDSGTEGSESESEGRPRGRTQRRRRHLFRGPKRNGRRRTRSAPAQGRIRGASRSRSPGTRKRVRFADSLGLELISVRQFWPNDLPQVPERVHNQLRRDSLSHFAPCLPFCPPVKELLNLQTRLLEPTFPDPLSMPDFLPRLLAQCVLLEGVRAEGSCVSGTIRVLNLAYEKRVSVRYTWDFWATEHEVRASYAAPAGRDRDHADRFAFRLPLPVPLAAGVVLEFALCYLVGGKEFWDNNHGRNYCLRPPPCVAEEDEFPSPIQDCCETGWIHFL; from the exons ATGGCCCATGCTCCACCTTCCCCTTTGACCCCCAGCAACATTCCCCGCAATTTAAGCTACATCGCCGGCTTGTACGAGAGGGCCTATTATCGCACAGCCCGTCCGAGCATCGCAGAGGATTCGGGAACCGAAGGTTCCGAATCCGAGTCCGAGGGCAGGCCGCGAGGCAGGACCCAGAGGAGACGTCGCCATCTCTTCCGGGGGCCCAAAAGGAATGGAAGACGCCGGACTCGCTCGGCCCCAGCTCAGGGTAGGATACGAGGAGCATCACGCAGCCGTAGCCCCGGGACTCGCAAGAGGGTGCGCTTCGCCGATTCCTTGGGCCTGGAGTTGATCAGTGTGCGGCAGTTCTGGCCCAACGACCTCCCGCAGGTGCCAGAGAGGGTCCACAACCAGCTGAGGCGCGACTCGCTCAGTCACTTTGCGCCGTGTCTGCCGTTCTGCCCGCCAGTGAAG GAACTTTTGAACCTGCAGACTCGGCTGCTGGAGCCGACGTTCCCAGATCCTCTGAGCATGCCCGATTTCCTGCCTCGTCTTCTGGCTCAGTGTGTGCTGCTGGAGGGCGTCCGGGCCGAGGGTTCCTGCGTTTCTGGCACCATCCGCGTGCTCAACCTGGCCTATGAGAAAAGGGTCTCTGTGCGATATACCTGGGACTTTTGGGCTACCGAGCACGAAGTTCGTGCCTCTTACGCCGCCCCTGCAGGGCGGGATCGGGACCACGCCGACCGTTTCGCCTTCCGCCTGCCTCTGCCAGTCCCACTCGCCGCGGGGGTGGTACTCGAGTTCGCCCTCTGCTAcctggtgggggggaaggaattCTGGGACAACAACCATGGACGTAACTACTGTCTGCGGCCGCCTCCTTGCGTGGCCGAGGAAGACGAATTCCCCAGCCCCATTCAAGATTGCTGTGAAACTGGCTGGATACACTTTCTGTAG